The genomic region ATTTCTGTCGACTTTGCGTATACGCGGAGACCGGGCTTTGAAACCCGCTTGATTCCGACGATGGAGCGCTCACGGCTAGGGCCGTACTTGAGCGTGAGGGTGAGTGTGGTGCCTACGCGGGCGTCCTCAACCGTCCAGTCCGCGATGTAACCCTCTTTTTTGAGGATGTCCGCGATGTGTGACTTCAGCTTGCTGCCGGGCAGCTTCACCTGGTCGTGGTACGCCGAGTTGGCGTTGCGCAGTCTGGTCAGCAGGTCTGCGACCGGATCTGTCATTGTCATGAGTGTGTCTTCTTTCTCGCCTGGTTTCCTCAGCCGTTACACAACGGAGGACCTGTGGTGGTTGATGTGTTATTTAGTTATTGGAGATGGGGTGATCAAACGCGCGTGCGAAAGACCACCCCATCTACCTTAGTTGCTGGTTGCCAACTTGCCGTACACTCTTG from Lysinibacter cavernae harbors:
- the rpsH gene encoding 30S ribosomal protein S8 yields the protein MTMTDPVADLLTRLRNANSAYHDQVKLPGSKLKSHIADILKKEGYIADWTVEDARVGTTLTLTLKYGPSRERSIVGIKRVSKPGLRVYAKSTEIPTVLGGLGIAILSTSSGLLTDRQAEKKGVGGEVLAYVW